The DNA region AAGAAATTTCTCATCCTCATGCCTGTGTTCTCCACATATGCAGACAGCAGGAACAAATCAATGTCACACATTACAAAGTATCCAAGACAATATTACACAAGGCTAACCACATGAAACATTAGGAAAGCCTATAATTTCTGTCAAGACATACACTAAAAGTACATCAATCACTGTACTACAGAGATACATGCAAACTTTGCTATTTGTCCCAAGGATGTGCCTCATTcaatttacatattttccaatgTGATAAAGTCTGAATACAGAAGTGACATACAGGGTGGAAGACAAAACCTGATTATTTCATATTCAGCACCTTGTGCCTTATTTCACTTCCTTCCCGGGTCATTTGAAATGAGGCAATAgcaaataattttgttttccttaGTGCTTCGTTAAGTGACTTCGACAATCAAATACAAATGTGACTACAGTATAATTCTTGTTCATGTACCTGATTGAGAGAGCaaactttgtttttgcatattatgctcACTGTGATATCCCAACAATTAGTTGTATTTCACAGAAGCATTCAAACATTAGCAGAATCATTATATGTTCTCAACATGAATATCTCATATCATATTTGACTTGAGTAATTACTGCACAGTAAAGTTCTGGCTAGCTTgtgaaaaggagaagaaaggagaagaaagaagaagaagacgaagaagattAAGAATAAGAATGCTAGTGCTTGTGAAAACGATAACATGTAACAGTCCGGATGTCATGTCATTCACTCTTGGTTCACTGAGTGTTAGTTATTACAGCTGTAAACAAGTGTCCCATGATGTGCCAAGAAGTCGGCAAGAACTGGTATTAAACTGACTCACCATTCAAAGCCTCTAATATTGAGGGGAATGACATACTATACCATCTCAAATACTCCAGATTACCACCTTTTGCACTTTCGCTACCAAAACAGGGTATCAGTAATATAACACCCTCTACACACAGACCACTTTTGTGAGTATACATTTTGCTGCTATAAACAGCATCCCCTGTTTCTGAcggtcttctttcttttcttttttttggtcaaaaagtGCAGTTAATGTGGTAACCACACTTCATGCCTTTTAATAATCAACTCAGTCAATATTCAAGTTAATATACTGGTTTACTATGACTAGTGAAGCACTTACCAAGCATAATGTCTGCAAAATTCATGGCACAATGACCGCATTCATAAAAATGATACCTAAGTTGACACTTTTGCAGTATCCATCTGTAGCTCAGGCTGGGTTTGTATACATGCACAGAGACACAGAATGTCATATTTGCAATAACATCGATAAAAAATGGCATCAATGGAAACTAGTGATGCATCAATATGTCATTCAGATTTAGATGACTGTGATCACCTGATCCATCTGAACCTGCTTTTTCTCCAATCACAAATCAAAAAGTGGAACTGCATCCCACAAAACTTGCATAGAGCACTTTgtcaaagaaaaacacaaaaaacctTGTTCTTGGGCTAATCTATGGCGAGAGTTTACTTTTCATCCCAGATATTTTTAGCCACAAAAATCAAGAAATCTGGAAGCCCTCGAACCATGTCATTTTTAGTCCATTACACaaaacatagagaaaaaaacCTTGAAAGTGAACAAGGGAAACTAATGAGACAATTTGGGATTGGGGCAGcagaaaatatatgaaatgcaTTACAAATATACAGCACTTTATTCTAGCGCTAGGCCATTAATTATTTGGTTTAGAAGAATAAATTTGATGATGTGTGTCCGACTTCTGTTTATGTAGTATTTCATCATCAATCTGTCTTTCTCAATAACCATTTAAGGCACATACAGACTCTTCACGATCCCATAAGAAATGATATTGGAAACAATGATAAACTAGCATCAGTTTCTCTTAAAGGGAACTTCAACACTAATGTGCAGATATTaacctcatcaaaatgccagtCAGCAGATAAGCATTCATCATCTGTCATGATTTGACAGGTATCAATACTACACCAGAATTACCAGTAggtgcaaaatgcatttttgattTTCGGAAAAGCTTTACGCAGTAATCAAGTTTGTTCGCACTGtgacataccaaaaaaaaaatcataatcattatcacacAGGTCCATGTCAGTTCAATCCCCATTGTTTTTCAATGCCCTTAAAAACCAATTTTACAAACAGGCCAAGTTTTATCAAGAaaacaagttcttttttttgtgtgtgcactGAACAAATGATCACTCAAATTCACTTGATGATAATTACATGTGCCTTTTACATTGGCAAGATAAAATGGTAACTTGAAATAGACTTTTCTGTACCAAACCTCTGTTGAAaatggaaattactcaatgtcGTTAGACAGTATAAattttgaacaatgaattaATTCTATTAAAGTCAATGtgttgaaatgaatatatcGTGTATGTCTTctttaataattaaaaaaaaatgattaaaaaaaatcttgagcTTTCTTGACCGTGCCACAAAAGATCAGTCCCCAGTGTCaagaattattatgaaagacAACTGCCAATCTTGAAGAACACTGCTCTTTAAGAAGCGACACCACCATATCTGCTTCGAAGAAGCATCACTTCCTGACAATAGCTTGAACTTGTAGAGTGATAACCTCAAATAATTTATTAAATAACAATTCACAGACAGATTATCTAATGATGCAATACCATTCATGTTCTCATCAAATGGACAAGTAGAATTTTGGTAATAGGAAAAGATGAAGTTTGATGATGGCTGCATTGTAAGAGTTTATCTCATTAAGGAGTCATGCTTGACACATACAGAAAACAAATGAGAAACATCACATTTGTCCCAAGTTACTTCAATGCTAGTCTATGACAGAGTCATTCAATCAACCAAACAACCAATTAATCAATCAACAATACAAGATTCCTCAACGTACATATGCAACAGAAATACATGCCATGTTATTGCTTGCATTCAAACCACATAAATACTGATTTGGTTCCAAGTGCAATCTTTTACGCTGCAATAGAAGTCGGGCATTTCATCCAACcaatcaataaatgaaaaactCCAATTTTATCGATAGACCATAGTATATAAGAAAGAGTAGTGAATTCAAACTCACTCAAACAGTAAACTTACAAGGTGTCCCTCTTTATCTTCATTGTCAACAATCATCTTTACTGTCTTGTCTGCAGGTTGGAGAAACATTTCTGTCCATGTGATGATACACCAGCATATTGTTCTCATTACCTTCCTCTCTTTGTAACAATGTCCTTAACTTGTCATCAACTCATCCTTTGCTATTTCTTGCCTCTGCAGGTAATGGATAATCAGTTATAAGTTATATTCAAACGatgacacacaaacattgacacacaaatgcacacatacTCCCTTGCAAACATCACCAAACTTATTagtacaatataaaaaaatgagTTCTGAGGTGAAATCATGACGCCAGCCCTGACAGGGTCACTCTTAGGTCCTCGCAAGTCTTCCAGGCCTGAAATCACGTAGCGGATGGGTCCTCACTGATGGTTGGTAAATGGGGATGGTGGGGGTGTGTCATGGCCCCTGCTGGCTGCTGGTGCATTGTCCTTGGTACTGTATGGAGCATTAGGGGCAGGGCAGGCTGAGACCCTGGATATTGCACAGCATAATACTCCGGGAGGGTGCTGGTAGAGCTCAAATGTGGCTGTTGGACAGAGTGTGGATGCGTGGAAGGTTCTAGAACTGAAGAGTACTCGCAACCACCACCCTGAGATATAATGCGCAACTTAGGTATACCGGCAGTCATCGTCTGCCCTTCCAGTGTTGGGGTACACTGAGTCTGGGTTTCATAGCCAGAATCTTCAGGGGATCCTTCAGAGGATGTCTTGGTTGGTTCAAATGCTGGTATTGGAAGGGTTGGTGAAAATCCTAGCGAGTCTGAGCTGAGGAAAGGCTCAACCTTTCCTGGGGCCTGTCGACCATGACTGGGAAGCTGCTGGCCTGATGGAGCAGCCACGGCAATCGAGGTCGAGGTGGTGGTGGCGAAGGAGAGGGAAGTTAGCGTGGTAGTGGGAGGGTGCAGGAGTGGGTTGATGAAAGGTGTCTGGGTGGTGCTGCTCTCCTGGGAAGACCCCTGGGAGTGGGTGCTCTCGCTGGAGCTGCTCCGAGTCTCCGTTGAAGAGTCCTTCTTCTGTTTACGCCGCTTTGCGAGGGGAGCGTTGGAGACATCTGTGAGGAGGAACCCCTCTCGCTGGGCAGTGTGGAAGGCGCGCATCGTGGCCTTTACTCGTCGCTGTATGGAGGCACATGAACTCAGGACATCAGGAGTCATTAGCGGGGTTGAAGAAGATGAGATCTGGCCCTGAATCCACTCATTCTGGGCGAGGTCAGTGGTGGTCATTCGCCTCATTGGATCAACAGTGAGAAGACCTAGAAAGGGAAGGTAAGGAGTGATATACAAAGTTGTCACTGTTACCAAGTCAGTCTTACCAACTGTCCATTCATGCTGTCAGATTCTGAGAAGATGCCAGATACATGATTGCCACATGAAACACAATCATATTCTCTTTCCCATATTCCTACTCAGTTTAAAATGGAATGCCAATATGTACAACCATAATCACACATTTTCATCAACACTTAAttcagcattctttttttttttttatgtctttaaTTGACACATGTATCTTGGATTGTAATATGCCTTGAAAAGTTTTATATTCACAAAATGCTATGAGATGTAAGTCTTTCAGTCTGTTGTCTCAGATATGCCTTACTCCAATTCTGTCACCAAAAttacacataaaatttgcagAGTACAATTAAAAGATGTTGCATACAAAATAGGCTTTAAGCCCTGCCCAGAACACACACGACAATTTCAGGGTATTCAATAACGAAAAATCAGAAACTCAAAATTTACTGAATACGGCATATATTTTGTGATCTGGAATTGGTGGAATTTGCAACAGTGAACCACTCTGATGGAATGAACGAGAGACATAGTCAGTTTTCAAGAGGAAAGCTAGGGACTTCCCACTTTGGAGATATTATCGCAATGCATTTGTGTAACAAGGTTACCCTACAAAATTTTCAAGAGTTGTTCATTTGGCAAATATCTgtccactcaaaaaaaaaatacaaaatacaaacaaaaatgcaacaaaatgtACCTCATTTACAGTATTGTCcattgtgatgtgtgtgtgtgtgtgtgttctttctCCTCTCTCAGAATATGAAGAAACTCACCTGTACAGCATTAAAGTTAAAATTGTtatttgggtttgtttgtttgtttgtttattgttgttgtcgtcgtcattgttgttgctgttttctttttgtaaaattAAGAGACTGTGGTTGTTAGCTCAGCTCTGAGAGTATACTTGCCTTTAATCAAGTCCTTGGCAGCGGTTGAGACTGACTGCCACTCTTCTCCATCAAATGAAAAATCGCCATGTTTGATCCTCTTCATGATCTCGGAGGCACTGTTGTTGCTGCTCACACTAGAGGCCTGGAAGGGAACCTTACCCGACAGCATGGTGTACTGCACAAAGATTTGAGGACAAAAACACACATCAGCTTCATTATCATCTCTACATTTACAAGGCATTTACCAACACCACAAAATGGTAGAATGCTTTGACACTAAGAAAATCAGGCCTATCTTACATCAGATCTTaaacatctcacaaaaagaaTTTCACCAGGAAGTTGTTTTGAAGGAATACCAAAGACTAATAAAACTTTGAATTAGATTTAACCTAATCTCTGATGACACTTTTCAGCAGTGAAGTAAATCTACAATTACTACCAGAAAGAAAATTATGCAGTTCTTAAGCAATGTCATGTGATATCAAAGGGATATTGTACTACAAGAAGATACCCCATTTACATAAATTTTTGTAATCATTCACAGTTTTTAAGTTCCTATGCACTTAAGGGTATGATACTTTACACCATTCTGCTCAGGAGAAATTTCCAGGAACACCAGCACTCACCAGTATGACCCCAAGACTCCACACATCACATGAGGCATCATACTCCCCATCCTGCTCATAGGTTCTTTTCAGGACCTCTGGAGCAGCAAAGTGCAGTGAGAAGCAGGGTGTCTTCAGCGGCTGGTTGCTATTGGTGATCCTGGCGAAGCCAAAGTCAACGATCTTAAGCTCCGCGTCATCAGAATcgtcagtgaaaagaatattctGTGAGGAGAAAGGGTTAGACAAAAGTCTGAGCTAAAAGTTATGCTGCTCCAAAAATGAGCTTTTCATATCTGCCTGCTACCAGTAACTCTCTTTGGAACACACTCTTCTAAAAATGAAGTAATAAGATATTCTGtcaatgaatttcattcaaaagcTCATGGTTGCTCATCAAATCAACAAATTTGGTCTCTCTAAAAACTCCACTGGATAACATTTTTCTTGTCCATGGCAGTTGCTGGAAAATTTGAGGTTAATATCATCAATTGATTAAAACTTTGGGGTAGTAATTTGGCAGTCTCGCAGACAAAACATTTTGGAGGAAGTCTTTCAATCAAGTAGGATATGGATTGTGTTTATGATCGTGATATTTCACACAATTCCTGGTGCTACACTGCAAATAAATGCAGAAATAGCTAACATGATAATTATTACTGCCCATTTTGAACAGTGTAACACTGCCTAATCATACTTGATTGATGATTTCTTCATTAACTGGAGTCATCCCAAAAAAatcaagctttgctttttgttttaaGACAAGAATTCATCCATCAAATCTGACTGACATAACAAACAATGTAAGTTGCATCTTGAACATAAGATAATTCATAGCTGTACTAAGCAAGTCACATACAAAATCATTGACTGAAACATGACCCCCATCCCCCTCCTTAAAATTCTCAATGTAATAAAACAACACTATTATGCATCAAACTTGCCATAGGACAAGGCTCGTTAAATCTAACAACCTTTTGGGAGTGAAAGTTATAAGACTGAATTGAACATACCTCTGGTTTCAGGTCGCGGTGGACAATCCCACGGTCATGCATGTACTCCACGGCAGAGACAAGTTTCCTCATGATGGTGCTGGCCTCACACTCATCAAAGTACTTCTTCTTGCGTATCCTACCCAACAGCTCACCACCCTGGCACAACTCCATGATGATGTATGTGTGCAGCTGCAGAGACAAAAATACAGACAAACTGCTATAAAAGAACAACTGCTGACTATCATACCCTGTGCAACATTCCCCACTGGCACAAAAATCTATTCTACATGTTACTCTGCCAGCATCAATTTAGTTTCAACCTCACTGAAGTATGCAACTCTACCTGTTAGACCACACAAGATTACTTTTTGGGAATAACATGATCACAGCACATTACTCCTGTGGGAGAGGCatttatcatatattttgttgaaattgttgAAGCACTTTGAGTCTGTACAGAAAAGGTCTATATAAATATTGGATATTATATGCATGAAAACCATTCACATCATGAGGTAGGTATGTAAATCCTCTATGATGTTTTCTGTGATGACAACCTGTTTGAGACACTGTCCAATCTTCCCTAATTACCATCCCCACTCCCCTAAAATTATAggcagatagacagataaacaaagaaacatgcataaaaatgtaaaaaaaaacgaagaaaaagataaagacaGAAATAATCAAAACATGATATAAATACAGAGGGAAATTTCGAGCTGAAAATGTAAATGAATTAAGACAATGAATCTTTGCGAAGTTCTTGATATCAGCAGCTCATATCCTTGTTCGTATCATTTATGGCAAAGAACCACCTTAAATACAAGTAGAGTGCCAGCAGAGAGTAAGTAACTCCAGCCTTACATGGTCCTTGAAGTCTTCCTTGAGAGCCACAATGTTTGGATGTCTCTGACACAGCTGGAGTGTGGTGACCTCCTGGGTACAGTCCACTCTACGACTGACGATCTTCACCGCATACTCCTGACCAGTCTTCTTATGCTTACATCTCCTGTGGGACCACAAGGATAGGAAAGCAAAAAGAGTCAAATATGCTTTCTTCATCTTATCACTGAAATCGCTGGCAGTATTATAAAAGTAGGGATATTAATGACCCTAGGGCGAGAACTTATTGATCCAGGGGGGTGTTCcacaaagctgttcttaaagttacgaacgccTTACGGattggtgatcagttcttgtgttgaattattgaaattctaaacacatcagaactgatcactaGTCATTCTTAAGTCAtttgtaactttaagaacagctttatgaaacacccccctgggtTGGGAAGTTCAGTACTCCTTGTTGTCTATCAAACTTTCACAAATGCACTCTTGCTTTATTGTTGCATCATCCATCACATATTACTTTACTTTTCAGAGACAATTCTCCCTTTAATACAATTATTGCTTTACTTATCTGACACAGCAACCTAATAAATCAACAACTAATCAGGTCATTATTGGGTACATAATGGAATGAGTTTCTGCCCTTGTTCTTCCGGAAGTGATAAATGAAAGACTATGAGCGACATTTCATCCCTGAGCTGTCACGAATGTGCATACATTAGATACAAGGCCTTCTTGCAGGAGATAATATCTAAAAATTATCCTCTCACtgttaaagggaacgcaaacccaaagagtaatgtggattgagtgaaagcagcaacatcagtagaacacatcagtgaaagtttgaggaaaattggacaatctatgcgagagtaatgaatttttaaagttttgatgttggaaccgcaggatgaggagactactagacgttatgacgtatgagtggacaacaatttaaagaaaatataaagagaattctacaaaaaattctttttgatgaaaattataaatttcctcaacttgatactgacatatgttatgagtagcaattattccccctgctttctgaaagcggctaGTCGAGTGCTTTTTCATAATGCtggaaaagtgaatttttttttagaattttctttatattttctttatattgttgtcctctcatacgtcataacctctggt from Diadema setosum chromosome 1, eeDiaSeto1, whole genome shotgun sequence includes:
- the LOC140246628 gene encoding ribosomal protein S6 kinase alpha-5-like; translated protein: MAQATVEHTRTVCHELKNANLTGHAEKVGRENFELLKVLGTGAYGKVFLVRKVGSHNNGKLFAMKVLKKATIVQKAKTAEHTMTERQVLEAVRSCPFLVTLHYAFQTDSKLNLILDYVSGGELFTHLYQREHFRESEVKIYIAEIVIALDCLHQLGIIYRDIKLENILLDKDGHVVLTDFGLSKEFLPNTDGKAYSFCGTIEYMAPEVVRGGSKGHDKSVDWWSLGVLTYELLTGASPFTVEGERNSQSEISQRILTCHPPMPSTFSKEVRDFINKLLIKDSQKRLGSQGVEEIKEHPFFKSLNWDDIAAKKVPPPFRPHINGELDTSNFAEEFTSLIPADSPADIPKTADARVFRGYSFIAPSILYSENAITKDMLTQPSDQNRPSLSQISSIHQLKDSPFNKYYELDMKSAPLGDGSFSVCRRCKHKKTGQEYAVKIVSRRVDCTQEVTTLQLCQRHPNIVALKEDFKDHLHTYIIMELCQGGELLGRIRKKKYFDECEASTIMRKLVSAVEYMHDRGIVHRDLKPENILFTDDSDDAELKIVDFGFARITNSNQPLKTPCFSLHFAAPEVLKRTYEQDGEYDASCDVWSLGVILYTMLSGKVPFQASSVSSNNSASEIMKRIKHGDFSFDGEEWQSVSTAAKDLIKGLLTVDPMRRMTTTDLAQNEWIQGQISSSSTPLMTPDVLSSCASIQRRVKATMRAFHTAQREGFLLTDVSNAPLAKRRKQKKDSSTETRSSSSESTHSQGSSQESSTTQTPFINPLLHPPTTTLTSLSFATTTSTSIAVAAPSGQQLPSHGRQAPGKVEPFLSSDSLGFSPTLPIPAFEPTKTSSEGSPEDSGYETQTQCTPTLEGQTMTAGIPKLRIISQGGGCEYSSVLEPSTHPHSVQQPHLSSTSTLPEYYAVQYPGSQPALPLMLHTVPRTMHQQPAGAMTHPHHPHLPTISEDPSAT